Part of the Chloroflexota bacterium genome is shown below.
AGCAGCCTATTCTTCGTGAAAAAGGACGGCAAGTTTGCCAATCGAAGTGCAGCAGCTTCTTCGCTTGTCATAGGCGTACCGTTGCCCCGCGCGGGGAGGGGTGCTGCATCGCATAGCTAACATTACCGTCAATGGCGTACCATACAATAGGCCTGCAAGGCGTGGCAGTACGTTCAAATGGAGGAAGTGAGCAACCATGGCAACAACGAGCGGTCCGATAGGGGTAGCGGTCCTGGGGTGCGGCGGCATTTCCCATCCTCATTTCGACGGTTGGCAGCGCCTGGAAAAGGCCGGAGAGGCACGGCTGGAGGTGGCCTGCGACAACGATATGGAACGCGCCGAAGCCAGGGTGCAGCAGTACGGCGCCAGGGCTGCGGCTTCCGACTTTGCGGAGGTGGTCAAGCGGCCGGAGGTGCAGGCGGTGGACATCTGCCTGCCCCATCACCTCCACTTGCCCGCTATTCTGGCGGCGGCGGAGGCCGGCGTGCACATCCTCTGCGAAAAGCCTCTCGTGCTCGACATGGACGAGGCAGTGGAAGCGATTCGTGCCTGCCGCGACGCCGGTGTGAAGCTCATGACCGCCGACCGCGACCGATTCGAGCCTCCTGCCCGCGCGGTCAAGCGCATCCTCGACGCCGGCCTCATCGGCGACATCTACCATGTGCTCGAGCGTCACATGCTGCACAAGGACGTGATCACCCAGGGGTCGCGCTCCAACATGGGTTGGAAACTCGGCAAGGCCACGGCCGGCGGCGGCGCGCTCCACCGCGACGGCTGTTACTACATCGATACGCTCCTCTTCTGGGAAGGCAGCGGCGTGAAGCACGTCGCGGGCGCGGAATTCGATAACTTCCTCTGGGAA
Proteins encoded:
- a CDS encoding Gfo/Idh/MocA family oxidoreductase → MATTSGPIGVAVLGCGGISHPHFDGWQRLEKAGEARLEVACDNDMERAEARVQQYGARAAASDFAEVVKRPEVQAVDICLPHHLHLPAILAAAEAGVHILCEKPLVLDMDEAVEAIRACRDAGVKLMTADRDRFEPPARAVKRILDAGLIGDIYHVLERHMLHKDVITQGSRSNMGWKLGKATAGGGALHRDGCYYIDTLLFWEGSGVKHVAGAEFDNFLWETAEIETTSHVLFRFNSGAIGVFEMVWCLQGPQHREIFVTGSEGYVKLHGGIGHGSDATITLFSNKLPWLTFDDAQVAQAFADCTFEQPHRNKPEKANEKLVLHVPYAGGFTAQEKELLAAIREDREPESNGIDGARALEVVEGAYLAAQEGRRIDFPLKDWESLGG